The following coding sequences are from one Acipenser ruthenus chromosome 7, fAciRut3.2 maternal haplotype, whole genome shotgun sequence window:
- the LOC117414680 gene encoding solute carrier organic anion transporter family member 1C1-like, producing the protein MPRHFIMESSQKEHGIIPWKIHPPPKEKPLPRSGQSNGRQSCFATLKMFLMALSFAYFAKALSGSYMKSTITQLERRFDIPSYLIGVIDGSFEIGNLLVIAFVSYFGAKLHRPKMIGAGCLIMSIGTFLIAMPHFFIGRYKFETTTRSSANSTSYLSPCPASSDQTVPGAMDKPSIITSTGCEKEVGFSMWIYVFLGNVLRGIGETPVQPLGISYIDDFAREEDAAFYIGCVQTIAIIGPVFGFLLGSLCARIFVDIGFVDMDSITIAPGDARWVGAWWLGYLIAGFITLLSAIPFWFLPKSMPIPDTRRNSKTFPEQSRFIKESPTEKKYGNEEPANFTEIAKDFVPSLKSLLVNPVYVLYLCVTIIQFNSLIGMVTYKPKYIEQHYGQSASKANFLIGVINIPAVALGIFSGGLLMKKFKLSVMGAAKFVLGTSLLGYVLSLFFFAMGCENATVAGLTVSYQGIKQASFHENALLADCNSGCICSVKQWDPVCGDNGITYISPCLAGCKTLSGSGKNTVFDDCRCVAEPGSSLGNDSAVLGHCQQREDCDRVFPYFLALSVLSSFVISLGGTPGYILLMRCIKPELKSLALGFHTLATRTLAGIPAPMYFGALIDTTCLKWGNNRCGGRGACRIYDTSAYRIVYLGLTLGLRTVSYFFCFAVLVLLKRQYKHKEKSDLANGTAEVHPLRKDESNSFNSEHLIRTADCYTGKETRL; encoded by the exons ATGCCGAGACATTTTATTATGGAAAGTTCTCAGAAGGAGCATGGTATTATTCCTTGGAAGATTCACCCGCCCCCCAAAGAGAAACCGCTCCCGAGGAGTGGCCAGTCAAACGGGAGGCAGTCCTGCTTTGCCACCCTTaag ATGTTTCTCATGGCATTGTCTTTTGCCTATTTTGCTAAGGCATTATCTGGAAGCTACATGAAAAGCACAATAACTCAACTGGAGAGGCGATTTGATATTCCCAGTTATTTAATAGGAGTTATTGATGGGAGCTTTGAGATTG GTAATTTGTTGGTGATTGCTTTCGTCAGCTACTTCGGAGCAAAGCTCCACAGACCCAAAATGATCGGAGCCGGGTGCCTTATTATGTCGATAGGGACGTTTTTAATTGCAATGCCTCATTTCTTTATCGGTCG CTATAAGTTTGAAACGACAACTAGATCTTCCGCCAACTCAACCAGTTACCTTTCTCCATGTCCAGCAAGCTCAGATCAGACAGTGCCTGGTGCAATGGACAAGCCGTCAATAATAACCAGCACAG GCTGTGAGAAGGAGGTGGGCTTCTCCATGTGGATCTATGTCTTCTTGGGCAATGTGCTGCGTGGGATTGGGGAGACTCCGGTGCAGCCGCTGGGCATCTCTTACATCGATGATTTTGCTCGAGAAGAAGATGCAGCTTTCTACATCG GCTGTGTCCAGACCATAGCCATCATCGGGCCAGTGTTTGGATTTCTACTTGGATCTCTGTGTGCCAGAATATTTGTAGACATTGGATTTGTGGATAtgg ATAGCATCACAATAGCCCCCGGTGATGCCCGCTGGGTCGGCGCATGGTGGCTCGGCTATTTGATAGCTGGGTTCATTACACTTTTATCCGCAATCCCGTTCTGGTTCCTTCCAAAGTCAATGCCAATCCCAGACACGAGACGAAATTCAAAAACTTTCCCTGAACAATCCCGGTTTATCAAAGAATCGCCCACAGAGAAGAAATATGGCAATGAAGAGCCAGCAAATTTCACAGAAATAGCAAAAG ATTTTGTTCCCTCATTGAAAAGCCTGCTTGTAAACCCTGTCTACGTCTTGTACCTGTGTGTAACAATAATACAGTTCAATTCCTTGATTGGCATGGTAACGTACAAGCCCAAATACATTGAGCAGCATTATGGACAATCGGCTTCAAAAGCCAACTTTCTGATTG GTGTCATTAATATCCCTGCTGTAGCACTGGGGATATTCTCCGGTGGGCTTCTGATGAAGAAATTCAAACTGAGTGTGATGGGAGCTGCAAAGTTTGTACTCGGGACGTCTTTGCTTGGCTACGTCTTGTCTCTTTTCTTCTTCGCAATGGGCTGTGAGAATGCCACAGTGGCTGGGTTAACTGTCTCCTACCAAGG GATCAAACAGGCCTCTTTCCATGAGAACGCCTTGCTTGCAGACTGCAACTCTGGTTGCATTTGTTCAGTGAAGCAGTGGGATCCAGTTTGTGGGGACAATGGAATCACCTATATCTCTCCTTGCCTGGCTGGATGCAAAACATTGAGTGGATCTGGGAAAAACACA gTGTTTGATGACTGCAGGTGTGTGGCAGAGCCCGGCTCCTCCCTGGGGAATGATTCAGCTGTCCTGGGACACTGCCAGCAGAGAGAGGATTGTGACAGAGTGTTcccttatttcctggctctgtcTGTCCTCAGCTCTTTTGTCATTTCTTTGGGGGGCACGCCTGGATACATCTTACTCATGCG GTGCATTAAGCCTGAATTAAAATCCTTGGCTTTGGGTTTTCACACATTGGCCACAAGAACACTTG caggAATCCCAGCTCCTATGTATTTTGGAGCCCTCATAGACACCACCTGCTTGAAATGGGGAAACAATAGATGTGGCGGGCGGGGAGCATGCAGGATATACGACACCAGTGCTTACAG AATTGTTTACTTGGGATTGACGTTGGGGTTACGGACAGTGTCATACTTCTTCTGTTTCGCCGTTCTCGTTCTCTTGAAAAGGCAGTACAAACACAAAGAGAAAAGCGACTTAGCTAACGGCACAGCAGAGGTGCACCCGCTGAGGAAGGACGAGTCAAACTCTTTTAATAGCGAGCATTTGATAAGGACAGCGGACTGTTATACAGGGAAGGAGACGCGCCTGTGA